In a single window of the Diabrotica undecimpunctata isolate CICGRU chromosome 11, icDiaUnde3, whole genome shotgun sequence genome:
- the LOC140452828 gene encoding uncharacterized protein — protein sequence MPSTRNTPKTINKNVVARVEKLEEALQQGMKDLRSQVTSNISGTQIDFINKFEQNMLELSNSVKEELNKVQKLVIQNQNSIEYLKQDKRLKSLIINGVDEKEKDDLPDVITNIINNKPILSTNLVDCYRLGKKRNLDKRPRPVAVVFVNRWLKTKVFNQKKNLKGCSVVISEMLSPDCQELLKKSEDICGYQKLLDISR from the coding sequence ATGCCATCAACAAGAAATACTCCTAAAACAATCAATAAAAATGTTGTCGCACGTGTTGAGAAACTTGAAGAAGCTTTACAACAAGGTATGAAGGATCTAAGATCTCAAGTAACCAGTAATATCTCAGGAacccaaatagattttataaataaatttgagcAAAATATGTTAGAATTAAGTAATTCCGtcaaagaagaattaaataaagTGCAAAAACTTGTAATTCAAAACCAAAATAGCATTGAATATCTAAAACAAGACAAACGGCTTAAATCCCTTATTATCAATGGTGTCGATGAGAAAGAAAAAGACGACCTACCTGATGTTATTACAAATATAATCAACAATAAACCTATCTTGTCAACCAATTTAGTTGATTGCTATCGACTAGGTAAAAAACGAAATTTGGATAAGAGGCCAAGACCGGTAGCCGTTGTGTTTGTAAACAGATGGTTGAAAACAAAAGTGTTTAATCAGAAGAAAAATCTTAAAGGTTGCAGTGTCGTGATTAGTGAAATGCTTTCTCCTGACTGTcaggaattattaaaaaaaagtgagGACATCTGTGGGTACCAAAAACTGCTGGACATATCAAGGTAA